In Microvenator marinus, one genomic interval encodes:
- a CDS encoding pirin family protein has product MSNNRRIEALEHGRSLLDEATENITFEEFDWAFEEVWAGVASILNAFHPHPAETLTLAPKGEVPAPGSLFRILAALPRAPKNKRIVADLEKLRGEHSRLSAEAFGKRVEQIVFEAWLLHDECGQSLQLEDDRLDGRLIVPDPSPGRVGGRVIERRTALKLLLASSVMPAAACSKIEADSKPVAEASAAKVEKTRLEGAKAKRVSQIQGMNWPTSDPFLFCAYHQDDYPTGNENMGPAASLDGRHIGRDFEGKDNWRMYHGRDVPGFPRHPHRGFETVTVVRSGMLDHADSLGATARYGAGDVQWLTAGGGIQHAEMFPLLRSDSPNPLELFQIWMNLPRSNKMVNAHFKMLWSEKIPRIPVQDSKGRLSEITLAAGEFQGHRPPTPPPDSWASQPGSDVAIFTVRMEAGAQVELPAVNPGTWRSLYLHRGVGAKVSGISVGNLQRVEFEESGPISLEALGAETEILVLQGRPIGEPVAKRGPFVMNTHDEIQQAYRDYQQTQFGGWPWQGNGPVHQRTEGRFAIHPDGRREEPV; this is encoded by the coding sequence ATGAGCAACAATAGACGGATAGAGGCACTCGAACATGGTAGAAGCCTACTCGATGAGGCCACGGAAAACATAACTTTTGAAGAGTTCGACTGGGCTTTTGAAGAAGTATGGGCTGGCGTGGCCTCCATCCTCAACGCCTTTCATCCGCATCCCGCAGAAACACTGACTCTGGCTCCGAAAGGCGAGGTCCCCGCGCCAGGCTCGTTGTTCCGGATTTTGGCCGCCTTGCCCCGAGCTCCGAAGAATAAACGTATTGTAGCTGACCTCGAAAAGTTACGGGGTGAGCACTCAAGGCTCAGCGCCGAGGCTTTTGGAAAGCGTGTCGAACAGATTGTTTTCGAAGCCTGGCTTCTGCACGACGAGTGTGGCCAAAGCCTGCAGCTCGAAGACGACCGTCTAGACGGACGACTCATCGTGCCAGACCCATCGCCGGGTAGGGTAGGGGGGCGAGTGATAGAGCGGCGAACCGCGCTCAAACTCCTCCTCGCCTCAAGCGTGATGCCGGCTGCGGCCTGTTCTAAAATCGAAGCCGACTCGAAACCCGTTGCCGAGGCGAGCGCGGCCAAAGTGGAGAAGACGCGCCTGGAAGGGGCGAAGGCCAAACGTGTGAGTCAGATTCAAGGCATGAACTGGCCGACAAGCGATCCATTCCTCTTTTGCGCCTACCATCAGGATGATTACCCGACCGGAAATGAGAATATGGGGCCGGCGGCGAGCCTTGATGGCCGCCATATCGGGCGAGATTTCGAAGGCAAAGACAACTGGCGGATGTACCATGGACGTGACGTTCCCGGGTTTCCGAGGCACCCACATCGAGGCTTTGAAACCGTAACGGTCGTTCGCTCAGGAATGCTCGATCACGCTGATTCTCTGGGGGCTACCGCGCGATACGGAGCAGGGGACGTTCAATGGCTGACCGCCGGCGGCGGCATCCAACATGCCGAAATGTTTCCGCTTTTGCGGTCTGATTCACCGAATCCTCTGGAGCTCTTTCAGATTTGGATGAATTTGCCGCGCTCAAACAAGATGGTGAACGCTCACTTCAAAATGCTCTGGTCCGAGAAGATTCCTCGCATCCCTGTACAGGACTCAAAGGGGCGACTTAGCGAAATCACCCTGGCTGCCGGTGAATTCCAGGGTCATCGCCCGCCCACTCCGCCACCCGACTCCTGGGCCTCACAGCCCGGCTCGGATGTCGCAATTTTCACCGTTCGAATGGAGGCCGGCGCGCAGGTTGAACTGCCGGCCGTAAACCCGGGAACATGGCGCTCGTTGTATCTGCATCGTGGTGTCGGAGCCAAAGTTTCGGGCATCTCCGTTGGTAATCTCCAGCGCGTGGAGTTCGAGGAGTCAGGGCCTATAAGCCTTGAGGCGCTTGGCGCGGAAACTGAGATTCTCGTCCTTCAGGGACGTCCAATTGGTGAGCCAGTGGCCAAGCGTGGTCCGTTCGTGATGAACACTCATGACGAGATCCAACAGGCTTATAGAGACTATCAGCAAACGCAGTTCGGGGGCTGGCCGTGGCAAGGAAATGGCCCTGTTCACCAGCGCACCGAAGGTAGATTCGCAATTCATCCAGACGGGCGGCGCGAAGAACCCGTCTAA